The DNA sequence CGACTACGGCGGTGATAACGTCTCCAGGATTGTGTGAAGTGACTGATGATAAAACACAGTTCACCATGCTGCCCGGCTTAAGTTCAGGCAAATCAACAATCTCTGCGTTACCTGCAAGCATGCTTGATACCTTAATAAGGTTCACGTCACCTATTCCGGCTTTGCTTAAAGCATTATCAAAAGCATTTAACCTTGTAGGACCTTCATCTTTTCCACTAACAATTGCTATTTTCATGATTATTATATTTGACTGAATAAGGTTAAAAATTTTTAGTAATTTTTTTTATTTGATATGTTTTCAAATTCATTTAGAAACATTGAAA is a window from the Methanobrevibacter sp. genome containing:
- a CDS encoding pyruvoyl-dependent arginine decarboxylase, which gives rise to MKIAIVSGKDEGPTRLNAFDNALSKAGIGDVNLIKVSSMLAGNAEIVDLPELKPGSMVNCVLSSVTSHNPGDVITAVVAVAIGEELGCVVETTGTNKNPDELIDEAKFMVNYMMDKRGVEIKEMIVEPSTTTVKDIASVVSSVVYMRDDIIQK